In Pleuronectes platessa chromosome 4, fPlePla1.1, whole genome shotgun sequence, the following proteins share a genomic window:
- the LOC128438892 gene encoding zinc finger and SCAN domain-containing protein 20, whose translation MNPPMINSTNSVSTTRRKREAERSVNWTVEETQVLLCAWSDERVQKSLAENLRNRHVFKHLSARMSEMGFARSPHQCRLRVKTLKANYVRAKLQRGVHSPQQCTFKYFAEMDAVLGRRSAGGEGGSLLFASSEQTADGIDRTGSVPHDFNSSTEMGGAPFWSSGADGATALELSGAERRSSVLAAQLRRQVGGERGFRRRL comes from the exons ATGAATCCTCCGATGATCAACTCCACAAACTCCGTGTCGACCACGAGAA GGAAGCGCGAGGCGGAGCGCTCTGTGAACTGGACGGTGGAGGAGACTCAGGTGCTGCTCTGCGCCTGGAGCGACGAGCGCGTCCAGAAGAGCCTGGCAGAGAACCTCCGCAACCGCCATGTCTTCAAACACCTCTCGGCCCGCATGAGTGAAATGGGTTTCGCCCGGAGTCCGCACCAATGCCGGCTGCGGGTGAAGACTCTCAAGGCCAATTACGTGAGGGCCAAACTCCAGAGGGGTGTCCACAGCCCGCAGCAGTGCACTTTTAAATACTTTGCGGAGATGGACGCCGTGTTGGGACGGAGGTCggcgggaggggagggggggtcgtTGTTGTTTGCCTCATCGGAACAGACGGCGGACGGCATCGACAGGACAGGAAGCGTCCCACACGATTTTAACTCTAGCACTGAGATGGGGGGGGCACCATTTTGGTCCTCTGGGGCGGACGGGGCGACAGCGCTCGAGCTCTCTGGAGCTGAGAGGCGCTCGTCAGTCCTGGCAGCTCAGCTCCGACGTCAagttggaggagagagaggattcaGAAGACGACTTTGA